A region of the Stigmatopora nigra isolate UIUO_SnigA chromosome 10, RoL_Snig_1.1, whole genome shotgun sequence genome:
ATTCCAATCTATAAACCTTTATCAACTGCTTTGGACCCCCTTATAAATGGATTTTGATAGACTAAGGTGgtgtattttgttgaaaaattcCTTTTAGACAAAGTGAACACCTGAGATTCATAGTCCAGTCCATTAACTATTATAAACCTGAGGCACTATGATACTACTGTGGGAAACAACTCCTTTCTTTTTGAAACATAGTAAGAAATGTGTTACACAACATACTTTATTAAACACATGACAAATGTGCATTATTCAATTAATGTTGCAATTTGGGCTTTTTGTTCTTGCAGAAATTTAATGGACTTCTCAGTAATTTTCCTTGTGTAAGGTGTTTTAATGAAAGTGGAGTGAGTGAAAGTTGCAAAATCCACTATACGTGTTTGCAACATTGCACTTGTTTTGAAACAGACTTTATGATTGATTGGTCTCAAGGTAAGCAACTAAACTGGAAACGTGACGTCTCACAAAATGTCAAGGAGATCAAAAGACAGATGATTAATGTGAAAACACCTGAGGGCATCATGTCAGTCGAGGAAAGTGTGAACTAAAAGATGATGCAACCCAATATCTACCAAGTTCATTTCCTTGTatgttatctttttttgcataaatataCAAGTTCGAATGGATAATTTCTACacttgcaattaaaaaaaatagcatgcaAATGACCAACAGAttcattagaattaaatttttcCCATGGCAAATTAGGGATTGTTTAGTTGGGTGCACTGCAACTCTATATACTACTGCAAACTACAGGCACAATAATAAACATATATTACTATGAATACATCTCTCAGTCTGATTATTTTTGTCCAGGCTTTCTCATCTGTctgcacagcaaaaaaaaaaaaaatcaaatctaccTGAACATGTTGTTTTAGATAATTTTTAAGTATTATCGCAcagaaaacacttaaaaatgttCATGATGTTTCCCGAAAAAGAAAAGTCTGGAATCATTTTCCTCTCCTCTATGATGTGGAAAGCAATCACACTgatacaaaacacacacacagaatggTCTCTTTGGATCCCCAGGTACTATTCTGACCAAGGCCTGAAGGAAACACACACTCATGCATTCACCCAAACACACACCCGCACTAGCCAAATTtacacacacatgtgcacacaTCAAACCCAATCAATTGCCATGATCGAAATGTATGCACTAAATGTTACTCCCTTTTAGTTAGCCAAAGAAACACCGAGAAAATCTGGGATGCTGCCAGTATTTGAGGAAGAGGAATGCATCAGAGAGCAAGTAAACATGAACATTCTTCAGTTTTAcaacatacacagacacacacacacacacagtcacaagCACACTAAAGTCCTCATTTCCTCTGCAGGATGCCGATCTCTTCGTTAGGGAATTTAACCTACGTTTCTCCTGAACCGAAAGGTAAATTGGCATTGTTCTTTGGGTACGCGATTGACTGTGTTCTATCCTGAATGTGCTTGCATCGGCCtgcaaaagtgggaaaaaagaTCATCTAATCCCACTGTTTGGGattttctattatttataaCTTACAACTCTTGACAAAACGCAATTTGCAATATCAAAAGGAGACTTGTACAATTTGATGTTAGGTACGTGCTGACGTGGACTGACTTGTTGATGGTGCAAACTGCTTTGACCTGATATTGTTATGAACCCAAATTGAATGAATTGGAACgaaatgtattggatttttttcaataaaaacctgaaaagtgaTGCGCCAAGTCACTTGAGGTATGCGTCTATTAATTTTTCACATCGAGAGACTGAAATTCTCCATTCTTGTAGCAAAAGAGCTTAATTAttgtattcaaaaatacatggtATCAGTTACAATGTACTTttttgaaacaaacagaaataataTCAATATGAATGTCCCTAAAACACAATTCAAACCTCCAAATTTGAGTGGTGACGTAACAAACAAAACCTTTCCCAACAGGGTTACGTGGACGCCACCAGTTGGTCTCCATGGGAGTGTTGTGGATCTTTGCAGTCCTATGGTGTATTTTTGGGCTAGCGTCAACAACCACTCTGGCTGACATAGACTACGGCGGCGTTCCCTTGTGGATTGACCGCTTACTGGGTGAGCCCAGCGTGATGAGCCTGCGCGGCCGTTTAGACGCGGCGTGGCACCGGGCCACCAACCGGCAAGCCTGCCCTCTGCAGTGCGACTGCCCCATTCAGTGGCCCACGGCCCTGTACTGTGACCACAGAGGCCTGACAGATGTCCCGGATCTCCTAACTGCCACAACACAGTACCTCTTCCTGCAGGTATGACAATGTTCAATCGTCAAATTGAAGTTTGACCACTACGCCTTTCTTTAAACTCCATTCTCTACAGAGCAACAACATCTCATCTCTAACCACCTCATTTCTGGCAAACATCACTGGACTACGCTGGCTGATTCTGGACCAGAACCGGTTGAAAAGTGAATATGTGGATGATGGTATTTTACAAAACCAGACCCAACTCGCTTATCTTTTTGCCAACCACAACCAGTTAAGCTCAATTCCCAGAAATCTGCCAGTCGGTCTCAAGCAGCTCCGACTGGCTCATAACCAAATCATCAGCATTGGGAGTGAGACCCTGAAGAACCTGAAGAATCTGACATTGCTTCTTCTGCAGGGGAACTTTTTAAAAACCATTAAAGAAGGAGAGCTTGCGGGTAAAAATATTTGACCGTTATGTTGACCAATGTTTCTATTGTTTTGGTCCGCTTTGGGTCCACAAGAAGTttatattaattaatattaGTTATCAATTATattagttatatatatattttagttaatattatgaaaacaaaacagaaacaatGGTTCAGTGCTGTTCTATGTGACTTTGTCTCTGTCCGTGTGTTACAGGGCTGCATCATTTAAACTTGTTGGACCTGAGCGGGAATTCCTTCTCAACAGTCCCCAGACATTTACCAACGTCAGTGCAGCAGCTCTATCTGTCTAATAACTCCCTATCAGTCATTGATGAGGACAGTTTTATGGTATTTTCCAACCTCAAATACCTTCGCCTAAGTCGCTGCCACCTGCAAAGTGGCAAAATCCAGCCCCAGGCTTTCAACCTCTCCAGTTTGGTGGAACTAGACCTGTCCTACAACAATTTTACTACCATCCCTGTGGTCCCTACCACATTGCAGCACCTGTACCTGGAGGCAAATGAGATACGAGGTGAGCTTTGCAAGACCTCATGCCACTACTTGCATGTACAGTTTTCAGATATGCCAGAATTCCATGATGTCAAAATAAGGTTCCAAAGAATTGAAAGACTGCAAATGTAGGTAAAATACAGTTTTTCTGCCTAGTGACTGTTTTTAAGGGTGTAATTGTTTACAAGCAGTCCTAATAAGATTCAAACTCTATTATGGATCTTATGTTTGatctaaaatacatttatatatacatatactgtattttcacgactataaggcgcacttaaaagtcttgaattttctccaaaatagagagtgcgccttataatccagtgcgccttatatatggaaaaaacgaaaaccaaaaacgaaaaaccaccactgtcggatattaaaaaaaaaatacaaacgcctgaactgaaacaatactgttaaatatgcagatgccatcttagtttacaaaatcttccatcatatagctcctcccccactgcaagattttatacaaaaaaagtccaaaacatcaacaatgggtggctctagaggtgactgtgtagtgagtgcttcatacctggaagtcaatagcaattaccgtatttttacgactataaggcgcacttaagtcttaaattttctccaaaatagacagtgcgccttataatacagtgcgccttataatacagtgcgccttataatacagtgcgccttataatacagtgcgccttatatatggaaaaaaatgtcattcattgaggttgcCCCTTATAaagcggtgcaccttatagttgcgAAAATACGGTATGCAATATAttggagttatttttttaatataccaaGTAGAAAACAGCTTATATTGCAGATCCAAAAGGTATAGTTATTTATTTTCGATCTggtccaaattttatagtgcaATTGAAAATCTTGGACTTAGCCACATGGAATAAATGAAACAATTGTTACAAGTCAATGAGGTTGTGAGAAGCAATGTGGTCTGAAGCTACTGAAAGGAGGGAAAAGTAGGCTAGCAAAAGAAAAGACGCTTCAGTATGAAAACATCTGTGATGATTTTAGACGAAAGGAAATACTGCCAGATGAGCGAGAAGCACATGCTGttctacttttttattttcctctttattttttctaaacctGCTCTTCATCACACTCACTTGCTGTACCTGCCTATGCTATTAAGTCCGCGACCCAACCATTTGTCAAGATGCAAATTGGAAAGTCATTGGGGCCTAAAGACCAGAAAATTGTTAGCAGGGAGATAGACAGAAAAACACTTGACACAAGCGTATTAGGGGTTTGTTATCGGCAGCACCACCGAGAGCCACGTTATGACTGACAATGAAGCGCTGTGGTTATCACTGTGCCCATTTTAACCACACCACCTGTGAGTTATAATAAGAAAGACAGTCCGTATGAGAGGAACTGTTGTCTCAGTTCCTCTAATGAACACCGAGGGCATGATATGAAACCCAAGCCTGAATCTCAATGTCTTTGCTTTAGAGTTTAATGTGACCAGTTTCTGCAGAGAAGTGGGACCGCTTACCTACTCCAGGTTGAAGATACTGCGACTGGATGGCAACAAAATGTCTTACAGGCATCTTCCTTCTGACTGGGTTTTCTGTCTGAGAGTGATTCAAAGTATTTACATATGAATGTGCAAATATAAATGCCTGAAAAAAATAGTCCTTTATCTAGATTTACAGTACCTATTTTCTCTTGGCATTCTTTTCCAATATGTACTGTGGTATGTCAGAGTGGAATAGAACATGCACCAAAGTAGAGATTTCCGAAGGGCAAAACTGACTCATTGGCTTAGACCAAAAAACCACATGAGCAGTGCAAAAAGGTGAACATCATAGGCAAACCAACTCCAAAGTAGCCCAACTTATCTACCTGCAAAATAGTTAAACAATTGGTCaccaaaaataatttgacataaAGCAATTATTTTACAGGATACTAgactttttcaaaattttcaaAAGCCCCTTTCAATAGTCATTGTGTTTCTCCTTGCCAACATATCATATATTAGATAAACCTGTGCATTAACTGCATTGCATTTTGGGATGTGGTGCCCAATTTAGCACCACACTATTAAAAGAAGTCAAAAATCGAGGACACAGTTGGGTATGTAGAGGAAAACCTTATTCAAACCTCACTGACAATCTCCTTAAccctaaaacaacaacaacaaaacaaatactatATTTGTATGAGAAGATAATTTAACATTAACTTGACTCAGAAATTTGTGCCTTACCGACTCATTTTTCATGAGCATACCATTCAGGTTGACTAACATGTGAGTAAATTATAAATTTCTAATTATGTAATTTTCCCCTTAATAtacataaaattatatattttagtcACAAGCCTACCATAATCTGCATTGAATATCTTTAAAAGGACCCTGTGGTGCCATTATGGGTGCCATTTGACAGGCATTCATATTTTACATGTACAAAATAAGGAcgaaaatgataaataattaagTAATAATGTGCAAATGGTGAATAATATGGCTGAAATACTGTCAACGGTTAGGATGGAAATTACCGTTGTAGTCACGCAGACATTTTCTCATATATGATTGTGTCATAGCTTTGGTCTTGTGATATCTCATGCAAATTTTGTGTGTATCTGTTAAACCATAACGTTTCAACACTATTTTATTCGAAAGCAAAAGGAACAACATGCAAATGCTCAATTCCaagtcatcatttttaattCAGTGTTGATGCAGTTGCCTTGTTTTGTTACCCAAATGTAACCCACTTAAACtcatttttagctatttttcaCACTTCAATCTTTCTGGCGATGGCCTTGAATGTTATCCAAACATAAATGCTCGTTTTGTGTCTGACTTTTCCACCACATCCATATTTTCCAGGTGACACCATGTCCTCTAAAAGCACTGTAAAGTGCTTATGATGGTCAGACCAGACTCATGTTGGTTAAGCCAAGTCATATGAGTTTCATTCAAGACTGGAATTATTCTCTTAATAACAAATATGACATCAGCAGCACTTTTAAAGCACATCTTGTCAGTTTCACTGAAAAGAAGTAACAAGTCTTACAGTACATGCTAATAAGTGCACTTTAGAGAAGCTGGGAGACAGTCCAACTTCTTCCCCACGTGATTTAACCGGTAGAAGTCTTAGTTTTCATTTAGCCACCGTTCTTGTCCAAAGCCAAACTTCTGCTGCATCCCTTTAAATGAATATGAAGGGACATTCTAGTTGTCTTATGTTTTTGCTGGGAAAGAAAAAGCAATGTGCTACttacacaattaaaaccatattattcaccataacaCATTCCTCTaacttattatttgtttttaatgggccctgtGGAATTTGACTGTGTTTTAAGAGAGTATAAAAATAATAGCAATGTGAAACggggcaaagagccacagttcCGATACTGTAGAAAAGTACAGTGAATGTAAAACTATTTAACATTCTGGTATTCCAATTcacaaatcattttattttcaattgagATTATACTACTTTACAATTTAACACAGATAGCATGTGGTACATTAGTAGTTGAATATAAGAGTCAGCAGagggagaaaatatttttggacttttaatTAGCCTTCTCAAATTACTAACTATTAATTactagagtgtgtgtgtgtgtgtgtgtgtgtttgttgttacAAGATCAGATAGCATTTTCCATGACTTGCATATTTGCCAAAAACTTTGAATGATTTAAAGATCAAATATTTTCTGGACTTTCCCTTTTTGTCATGGTGTTTTACATGGAAACATGTTTTACAAGCCAGTCTTACacctaacattaaaaaaacgctATATATACTCATGTCTCTCATGAACTTGAAATATGTGTAAACctcaaaacaaatgacatttctttttgtATGTTTGAGGAGTTAACAAACGAGTTCGGTTTCTAGGCTGACCGAATTCCCGTGCGAGTCAGATTTCACCACTGAAGTCAaactatacatttaaataattaaaatccaTTCAAATAAGTCGTAAGTCGAGGACAGGCTCTttacaagaaagaaaaataaataaatacaaacactgacTGCTGCCTCAGCACTTTGATGGACTTAACAAGTTCCATTAGTAGACAAGctccattatatttttttagtgtttatgGGTCATGTTTATGTGGCCTGTAGCACTTACCCAATTACAGTCCAAACTCATTCtgcaaagagaaaagagaaataaTAAGGAACATTTTTTCCCTCTCAAATCAGCTGATTAAACAGTCTTAGCTATAGAAAAGGCAACAAACATCCAGAACTTCTGGCAACAATTACATTTTGAACTGGTttcagaaacaacatctttagAACAATGAGCTTCAAACACTCAAGCCACGGAACACATAAGCTTCTCTAACACTCATCTTGTTTTCACACTGTTTTATCAGCATGTTTTCATATAGCTTTTACCTAAAGTCAGGCATTAGTGATAAAAAATCTCCATAAATAGAGGTGGCTATGAGACAATATGATTTGAAAATgcgaacagattttttttaatggctacAACAGAGGATTTGGACCTCTGCAGTACACTAAATTATAGGCCGAATACTTGCACAGGCATGTATTTTGCTTCGTTTGTCATAGAAACTCAATTTGGCTAACAAAAATAATCGACCTAAAAAAACTATCAATACAAATAGATTGGAGCAAATCCAATACaaactgtattatgaggcgcactgtctattttggagaaaattcaagactttcaagtgcgccctatagtcgtgaaaatacggtacttctaaTACAAGAGAAACAGaagagcaaaaataaaatacaacaatttgTATTCTGTTTCAGTCGATATTTATCAAGACATCTTGCATTTATGTTACCGGTCATCAATTTAtgaccaaatatatatattttaatgctatttttttgtaagcaGACAGTGACATTACTAAAAAGCTGACACGGAGTCATTTAATAGCCAAAAACTGTTGGCTGTGAGAATTCAAAGACATGGATTTTGGCCGCAGTTTTGGGTGCGGCATGGAAAGAAAGGAATGTTCACAAACAGCTTAGAGGATGTCATCTCCTCCTAATGTGCAACAACTTTGCAGTACGAATGCTATGAATGCTTGGAATATAATGTGATTTCCTCTGAGTATGGCATACCtgatcatccattttttttctgtgcattGAAAGAAGAGATCATTGTTGCACAGCTGTTTGATTATCATACAAATGATTTGACTCTGGACCAGAGCGCAAAGCAGCCTTGTTCGCCATCTGTTTGGAAAGCAGATGTTTTAGTATGTAATagtcaagaagaaaaaaacttttattgtATCCTGCCGTAAAATAAACCACGAGCCACCAATAAATTTTTCGCTCCTCTGGAATCAACAGGTAGAAGCTGACTGAAAACATTCAGCCCTTTGTTATCCATCTGCATAGATTTGAGCAATGCGAGTCAGACATACCTGCATTCCACAAGTCATGTGActcacgtgtgtgtatacagaaACAAAACACACAGTCTTGAAGTACATTAATCttagaaaataatataataataatttgtacaAGGTCATACAAAAATGTGAATCCTACTATTTTTCTATAATTAACAACATTAAAACACTGATGATAATATggtttatgattttaaaaagtatcttTCATAAAAATGAGATCAACACAGCAAGTGAATGGATTGAAATGTAGATTCTGGTAGAGGTCAGTTTAAACCAGATTTTTGGCCCTGTTTTGGCGTTTTAAGAAGtatacttgcatttttttgtcataattaaTTGGTGGTTTACTCACAGTTCTCAATTTTAGGGTTAAATTTATGTGTGGTTTTTCCACTTTCTCTCCAAGATTGAattagcatttttgttttttattgtcattgggCACGAAGCACAATGAACTCAAGCCAGCTGTGGTCCATTTGATAAAGCATGTTTAAtgaactataaaaaaaagttataaaaaaAGTTGGTTATTGAAACCTGATAAAAGAAGGAAATTCAAGCCTGTTTAACAATAATTGATGCCTGTTACTCAGTCTTTGGATCTCACCTGGTCAGGAGCAGGTTTTACTCCATGAACTTCAAGTTTTTCTCAATTAATGTCGCAAATAATTTCCTCATTCAGTCAGCAGGTGAATTTTGGGTTCCCCTTTGTCGTTGTAAATAAATCTGAGcaaaacagggaaaaaaaattgtgaatgagAATTTCCCATTACATTAATAGACTACTTTGTTATTGACATAAAGAAAGGTGAGAGTTATAGTTGGGAGTCATTGTATTGGTTGacatttctttgtaaaatataaaacaacataTGGACACACTTAGAAAAGAGAACAGTCATGTGCAATTAGATGCTACTAATGAAAACCACATGAGGAATCTaaaagaaagagtgagaaaaTGAGAAGGAGAGAGAATGTAAATAGAATATTTGGTGTTTCATCTTCTGCACATCTTTACTCCTGTGCAAATATTccacattttatatttatttattttatgtaaagGGTAGCCAAGACTGACTCTGTCAAGATTAAAAGTCACGGGTCGGGAAGAAGGAGGCGTTGTGACCTTGAAAGggggacgaaaaaaaaaaaacaagctaaacAACCCAAAGGAGCAAAGGAGGTTTGGATAGGACGAGACTGGGGAGGAAAAGAGAGGGAGTGGACAGCAAAGGAAAGAGGGCAAAAGACAGAgagaagaaaagacaaaactTGGGACCGGACAAAAGACGGCAGGTACCATGGGCAGGTCAGGAACTTTAATTatttgcttgatttttttttctttttttagcatGTTTGGCTGGGAATCAGAGGGTGTGTTGTGTAGTGACTATATGGAGCAAACGCCAGGGTGTGTTACCATGGTGACAACGTGCAATGCCATACCTGCCACCGTGTGTTAcgtctttttttcctcaaacatGAATTCCAAATATTCTACCATACCTACTTTTATGATCATTAAACAAATATTGCAGGCAAaatgttaatataataataataatcctatcatacttttttttaatgcacaccaattaaaaaatataattgcagcatcttttggagaaaaaaaatcggaaTTGTATAATCTTGAGTCTAATTTGGTGTTTGTTTGCAAGCATTACGTTGCTCTTAATAgtcaatcaataaaaataaaggcaATTTCAAGTGCAGTTATCAATATGGACTGATCCTTATGTATGGATCTGTGCTGCCACAATAAAATCCTTATTATGCTTATATCATCACTGTACTGATTTTTCTAATTTAGAGACATCTCCACATAGCCAGATGGATTTATACATTCAGGTTTTTTTGCACAGCCAACCACACCCACATGAGAACATGCTTGGcaaaaatatagtaaaataaATCTGTAGAGCATGTTGGTGAGACATTGACTTTGACAGAATTCCTTGCTTCTATGCCAGATTTTGGATGAGAAACATGGAAGCAACTCAGCTATTTTGTCTGGGTGACATCACTTAGCAACATCtaattttaaatacatataaGAATAAAAACAGCAAGATAAATCTGGATAGAAGCGTAAAAGCTTTGAATTGTACATTCTATATGTTAGATActtgtttttaaagaattaaataATTTCAACATGGATGGATGCAACATTAGTAAACAACAAATTCAAAGTAAATGATAAACAGACAAATACAATTGTTATCGAATCATGTGAAAGAAAATAGTAATATTCTTTTGGTGTGTGGGACAAGGGTCTGGAAGGCTCTGGATGACCGAGAGGGAGAAGGAAAGGCATTGCTAAGGATC
Encoded here:
- the LOC144203115 gene encoding lumican, which produces MPISSLGNLTYVSPEPKGLRGRHQLVSMGVLWIFAVLWCIFGLASTTTLADIDYGGVPLWIDRLLGEPSVMSLRGRLDAAWHRATNRQACPLQCDCPIQWPTALYCDHRGLTDVPDLLTATTQYLFLQSNNISSLTTSFLANITGLRWLILDQNRLKSEYVDDGILQNQTQLAYLFANHNQLSSIPRNLPVGLKQLRLAHNQIISIGSETLKNLKNLTLLLLQGNFLKTIKEGELAGLHHLNLLDLSGNSFSTVPRHLPTSVQQLYLSNNSLSVIDEDSFMVFSNLKYLRLSRCHLQSGKIQPQAFNLSSLVELDLSYNNFTTIPVVPTTLQHLYLEANEIREFNVTSFCREVGPLTYSRLKILRLDGNKMSYRHLPSDWVFCLRVIQSIYI